The proteins below come from a single Vanacampus margaritifer isolate UIUO_Vmar chromosome 10, RoL_Vmar_1.0, whole genome shotgun sequence genomic window:
- the rab33ba gene encoding RAB33B, member RAS oncogene family a encodes MAESVSSGEFSSSLTSSAGLPPPRTRIFKIIVIGDSGVGKTCLTYRFCAGKFPEKTEATIGVDFRERLVEIDGEKLKIQLWDTAGQERFRKSMVQHYYRNVHAVVFVYDVTNSASFRSLPAWIEECKQHALGTEVPRILVGNKCDLQDSVQVGTDVAQQFADSHSMPLFETSAKNPNNQGGMSSGNSDHVEAIFMTVAHKLKSQKPLMLSQPPAGSGGSINLSSREDSGDGSRGWACSSC; translated from the exons ATGGCGGAGAGCGTTTCGTCGGGTGAATTCTCGAGCTCTCTGACGAGCTCCGCCGGGCTTCCTCCGCCGAGGACTCGTATCTTTAAAATCATCGTCATCGGAGACTCGGGCGTCGGGAAGACGTGCCTGACCTACCGCTTCTGCGCCGGAAAGTTCCCCGAGAAGACCGAAGCCACGATCGGGGTGGACTTCAGAGAGAGGTTGGTCGAGATTGACGGCGAGAAGCTCAAG ATCCAGCTGTGGGACACAGCAGGCCAGGAGCGCTTCAGGAAGTCCATGGTGCAACATTACTACCGCAATGTGCATGCTGTCGTCTTCGTCTACGACGTTACCAATTCTGCCAGTTTCCGCAGCCTCCCCGCCTGGATTGAGGAGTGTAAGCAGCACGCTTTGGGCACAGAAGTGCCCAGGATCCTCGTCGGAAACAAGTGTGACCTCCAAGACTCCGTCCAAGTAGGAACAGACGTGGCGCAGCAGTTTGCCGACTCCCACTCCATGCCTTTGTTTGAGACCTCTGCAAAGAACCCGAACAATCAGGGCGGCATGAGCTCTGGCAATAGTGACCACGTTGAGGCTATTTTCATGACTGTGGCTCACAAGCTGAAGTCTCAGAAGCCTCTGATGTTGAGCCAGCCTCCTGCGGGATCAGGAGGGAGCATCAACTTGAGCAGCAGGGAGGACAGCGGTGATGGGTCACGGGGCTGGGCCTGCAGCAGCTGCTGA